ATATCGTGACGGGCAACATGGGTTCTTCGATGCGTAAGAACTACACCATGATGGGCGATGCCGTTAACCTCGCCGCACGTCTTGAAAGTGCTGCCAAACAATACGGCGCCTACATTCAAATTAGCGAAGACACACAAAAGGATTTGGAAGAAGGCCACTTCATTTACCGTTCCCTCGACACAATCCGCGTGATTGGTAAGAGCCGACCGGTCAAGACGTTTGAAATCTTGGAAAAGGCCGACTGCAAGAACCAAGATTCCCTCAAGGAACTTGTGGGCATTTGGGAAAAGGCCCGCGCCTGCTATCTGAATATGCAATGGGACGAAGCCATCGAGCTATTCAAGCAATGTCTTGAACTCGAGCCCCACCACCCCGACCGCGATCCAGGCAGCAAGACCACGCCTTCGCACGTTTACATCAAGCGCTGCAAAGCATATAAAATCACCCCGCCTGTTGCTGAAGGCGAGGTATGGGACGGCGTTTTCATCGCCACCGAGAAATAAAAAAAGCCCGCTTTCGCGGGCATTTTTTTTGCAATCTTTTAATTCAGTTCGATGTTATCGATCAGGCGCGTCTTTCCAAAGAAGGCGGCCACCAGAATCACGACCTTGTCTTCGGGTCCCAAGATTCCCGCGAACTTCTGGAGGTTCTTCTGGTTTACGAGTTCAACGAACTGCACAATACCATGTGCCCCCAGAATGGACTTCAACACGACATCGCGAATCTTGCTCACGGCGCGTTCGCCCTTTTCGTAGGTTTCCTTAGCCTGCTTCAGGCCTGCGCTAATGGACAAGGCGTTAGAACGTTCTTCGTCGGTCAGGTATTCGTTACGGCTCGAAAGGGCAAGGCCCGATTCTTCACGGACAATCTTTACGCGGTGAATCTGGATATCGAAATTCAAATCCTTCACCATGCGTTCAATCAGGAACACCTGCTGGTAATCCTTTTCGCCAAAATAGGCATGATTGCAACCCGAAATCAAGAACAGCTTAGAGACAACCGTCAAGACACCGCGGAAATGGCCGGGGCGGTAAGCACCGCAATACATGCCTTCCAAGGTTTCGTCGCGAACCATGGTCAAAGGGTCGCCATCGGGGTACATTTCCTGGACACTCGGAGCAAACACGTAATCGGCACCCAGCGATTCGGCAAGCTTTGCATCGGCTTCCAGACGCTTGGGGTACTTATCCAAATCTTCGTTCTTACCGAACTGGATCGGATTCAGGAACACGCTAACAACAGTTACATCACATTCCTTGACAGATTCCTTGATCAGTGCACCGTGCCCGGCGTGCAAAGCACCCATCGTGGGAACAAGCCCGATGGTCTTACCCTGCTTGGCGAGCGGCTTGATGACTTGACGAAGAGAATCAACAGTAGTTACGATTTGCATTATTTACCTTCTGGTACAAAATAAGTCGTCTGCTTGGGGCATGCGGCAATGGCGTCGAGCACCAACTGCAGATGATTTTCGTTGTGGACAAAATCGATATTGTCAGTATTGATGATAAGCACCGGAGCGTACGGATAGTTCCAGAAATAATTGTCGAAGCGTTCCAAAAGACCATTCAGGTAGGACCCTTCAATCGTCTTTTCCATGGCACGGCCACGGCCATGAATACGCTTCAAGAGTGTCGGAACCGATGCTTGCAAATAAACAACCAAATCAGGCCTCGGGATATCATGATTCAAGGCCTTGGCCACCTGATCGTACATGGCGTATTCGCTCTCGGTCAGGTTCTGGGCTGCAAAAATTTGGTCTTTGTCGTACGTATAGTCGCTAATTAAAAGATCACGGAACAAGTCACTTTGGAGCGCCGAATTCTGCAATTGTTTTAAACGGTCAAGCAAAAAGAATAGCTGCGTCTGGAAAGCGTAAGCTTCCTTGTTCTGATAGAATTTTTCAAGGAATGGGTTTTCCCTGAAGTTTTCTTCGATCAACGTCGCCTTCCAGCGATTGGCGATAATTTCTGCAAGAGAAGTCTTCCCTACACCGATAGCCCCTTCAATGGCCAAAAAATGGACGCCTTTTTCTGTCAGCATATTAGGGTTCCTCCGAGGTAATGACGCGGAACGGGATTTTTTCTTCTTTCTGCAAAAGGTTGGAATAAATTTCCTTCACCTTCATTCCCAGCTGGGGATCTTCCCATTCTGGAGCAATATCGTTCAAGGGCACCAGCACAAACTGGCGGTTCACAATCTGGGGGTGCGGAAGATTCGGCCTACCTTGGTGGACTTCTTTGCCGAAGTACAGCAAGTCCAAATCGATTTCGCGGGAATTCCAATGACCACGGGGTTTGCGGCCCAATACAAATTCAGCACCTTTCAAATAATGCAGCAGGCGCGTCGACGTTCCCGAATACCAGAAACTCACGACTTGATTGAAATAGGGACCCTGGCCCGCCGGTCCTACCGGTGGAGTTTCGTAAATGGGACTTTCTAGCCACCCGCCCGCAGAGATCTTGCGGAGCATCTCACGACCTTCATCCAAATGTTTGGAACGATCGGGGAGGTTTGAGCCCAAGGCGACAAAAACTCTTTCTAAAGAATCCACGAAATAAAATATAGATATTCAAATTGTCCTTTTTCCGACGAAAAACGCAAACTCAACCGCCACAGGTGGATTCAAAAAATTTTTTCAAAAAAAAGGCGTTTTCTCGTGACAAATTTGATTTTTTTAGTTATTTTATCGGAGCCCACCATATTTTTTCGGTCAAATGATTCGACCAGGGCATTTTCAACTACATTAAACATTATTAACCAACATCATTTTCATTTATTAATTCAATAGGACACCATCGTGGCTCCAACTAAAAAGAATTCTAAAAATGCCTATTTGGCAGATCAAGAACCTACTGGCGCAGAAATTCCCCCTGAATTGAACGTAGATTTTTCTAACACCGAAGATAAAGATTCCTCCCCCAAGCGCCGCGGACGCCCCAAGAGAGCTAAAGATGATGCTGTCGAAACCAAGGCCGAAGTAAAAGAAGCCAAAGCTGAAAAAGAAACTATCGCAAAAGAAAAAGTTGTCGAAGTTAAAGAACAGAAGTCTTTTGAAAAGGACGCAACAAACAACGTAGCCGAAGCACCAGCCGCAACCGAAGCTGCCGTAAGTGCTCCGGTCGTAAATGAGCCGACTGCAAACGCACCGGCCGCAGAAGCACCTGTTGCAGACGTTCCCGCCGTAGAAAACGCAACTCCGGCAAATCCGAACGAACAGGGCGAACAGAACGCCAATCAAAACGACAACAACGGCCAGCAGCAAAATCAGCAGAACCGCCGCTTTGACAAGTTCAACAAGAACAACCGTCGTTTCGATAAGAACAATCGCCAGAATCGCAACTTCCAGCCCGAAGAAGAAGACACCACTCCGCTTCCGGAACCGGATTCCGAAGCTTGGAACAAGGCTCGCGAATGCTGGAGCAAGTATCGCAAGATGACCATGAGCGACTTGCAGGAACTTGCCGCTCAAAAAGAAAACGTTGACTTTAGACGCTACCGCAAGCAGTCCTTGGGACTTCTCTTGCAGAGCCTCGAAAACGAGAATAACATCGTTTACGCCGAAGGCCTTCTAGAAGTCACCCCGCAAGGTCACGGATTCCTGCGCAACACGGAATTCAACTACCAGCAGGGTCCGGACGATGTTTACGTTAGCCAGAATTTGATTCGCAAGCTGGGCCTCAAAATTGGCGATACCGTCGCAGGCCTTGCACGTCCGCCGCGCGATCAGAACGACAAGTACTATGCGCTCCGCCGCGTAGACAAGGTCAACTTTGAAGACCCCGAAAAGATCAAGCGTCGCGTCGCGTTCGAATACCTGACACCGATTCATCCGAACGAAAAAATTCAGCTCGAATGGGATCCCGAAGAACTGAGCACCCGCGTCATGGACTTGTTCTCCCCCATCGGTAAGGGTCAGCGTAGTATTATTCTCGCTCCCCCGCGTACCGGTAAGACGATTCTGTTGCAGAACATGACTCGCGCTATCGCCAAGAACCACCCTGAAATCATTATCATGGTGCTTCTGATTGACGAACGTCCTGAAGAAGTGACGGAAATGCGTGAAATCATCGGCAAGCTGGTGGAAGCTAACCCGAACCTGCGCGCCGAAGTGGTGGCTTCCACCTTCGACGAACCGCCTGACCATCACGCCCGCGTGGCCACCATGGTGCTCGAAAAGGCCAAGCGCCTTGTGGAACAGCAGAAGGACGTGGTTGTCTTGCTCGACTCCATTACCCGTTTTGCTCGCGCAAACAACGTGGTGATCCCGCACTCCGGCAAGATTCTTTCGGGCGGTGTGGATGCCAACGCCATGCAGTTCCCGAAAAAGTTCTTCGGTGCCGCCCGTAAGATTGCCGACAAGCTCGGCGACTTCCAGAAGGATTCCAACGGCCAGATTGTCCAGACAATTACAGGCGAACCGGTCCGCGAAATCATCCAGAAGAACGGTTCCCTTACCATTATCGGTACCGCCCTGATTGAAACGGGCAGCCGCATGGACGAAGTGATCTTCGAAGAATTCAAGGGTACGGGTAACATGGAACTGGTGCTTGACCGCCGTCTGGCCGAAAAGCGCACCTGGCCCGCCATCGATATTTTCAAGTCGGGCACCCGCAAAGAAGATCGCCTTCTTACCCTTTACGAACAGGATATCATCTGGAAATTCCGTCAGGGAGCCCAGAACGATACCGAAAACGGCATTATGGACAAGCTCATTAAGCTCATGAAGCAAAACAAGACCAATGCCGAATTACTAGAATTTATGAAAAAAGCAAAGGACAGCCTTCGCTAAACAAAAGGATATTTTATGTCAGAAAAAATCTTTTTCGCAGGAACCGGAAACATGGGTGGCGCAATCCTCCGCGGTCTTTTGAAGGCCGGCAAGGACGCCTCCAGCATTTTCTTCTTTGACCCCTCCGACAAGGCCGCCGCAGAAGTTTCTGCTCTCGGCTGCGTTCGCGTGGCAAGCTTTGCCGAAGGCCTCAACAAGGCCGATGTCACCTTCCTTTGCGTAAAGCCGCAGATTTTCAAGCTGGTTGCCGCCGAATGGAAGGCCGCCGCTGCCGCCGAAAAGGCCGTCAAGACCTTCGTGAGCATTATGGCCGGCGTTACCCGCAAGGCCCTCATTGAAGTTTTAGGCGAAAAGAACCAGATTCTCCGCGTGATGCCGAACCTGCCGCTGACCGTTGGCAAGGGCTCCGTGGGCCTCGCCACTGATGGCGTTACCGAAGAAACGCTCACCATCGCCGAAAAGATCTTTGGCAACATCGGCGTGACCTGCCGCGTTGCAGAATCCTTGATGGACGCCGTGACTGGTCTTTCGGGCAGCGCACCTGCCTACGTCTTTGAATTCATCGAAGGCCTTACCCGCGGCGGCGTGAAGGCCGGTCTCACCCGCGATGTGGCTCTCAAGCTCGCCCTCGGCACTATCGAAGGTAGCGTTGAACTCGTAAAGCAGTCCGGCAAGAGCCCCTCTGACCTCTGCGCCATGGTTTGCTCTCCTGCAGGCACCACCATTGCCGGCATCAACGCTCTCGAAGAAGGCGCCTTCCGCAGCACGCTCATCAAGGCTGTTGTTGCAGGCACCGACCGCAGCAAGGAACTTGGAAAGTAAGCCCTAAATGGCAACCATCAATCTATTCGCGAAAGATAATGCAACGTCCTCGTTTATACAGGACGTTCTTTCGTCGGTAGATTATCCGGTTGACACTTTCCGCGAAATCCCGACAGCGGGCGCGATTCCGCAAGTCCCGCTTGTCATTTGGGATCTAGATTCTTTTTCGACGCACAACTTGCAAATGCTCAAGGCGCTCCGCGAAAAATCCCCGGACACCCTGATTCTTGTTTACGCCGAATACCCCGAACAATTCGGAGAAATATCC
This portion of the uncultured Fibrobacter sp. genome encodes:
- the panC gene encoding pantoate--beta-alanine ligase yields the protein MQIVTTVDSLRQVIKPLAKQGKTIGLVPTMGALHAGHGALIKESVKECDVTVVSVFLNPIQFGKNEDLDKYPKRLEADAKLAESLGADYVFAPSVQEMYPDGDPLTMVRDETLEGMYCGAYRPGHFRGVLTVVSKLFLISGCNHAYFGEKDYQQVFLIERMVKDLNFDIQIHRVKIVREESGLALSSRNEYLTDEERSNALSISAGLKQAKETYEKGERAVSKIRDVVLKSILGAHGIVQFVELVNQKNLQKFAGILGPEDKVVILVAAFFGKTRLIDNIELN
- a CDS encoding deoxynucleoside kinase, translating into MLTEKGVHFLAIEGAIGVGKTSLAEIIANRWKATLIEENFRENPFLEKFYQNKEAYAFQTQLFFLLDRLKQLQNSALQSDLFRDLLISDYTYDKDQIFAAQNLTESEYAMYDQVAKALNHDIPRPDLVVYLQASVPTLLKRIHGRGRAMEKTIEGSYLNGLLERFDNYFWNYPYAPVLIINTDNIDFVHNENHLQLVLDAIAACPKQTTYFVPEGK
- the folK gene encoding 2-amino-4-hydroxy-6-hydroxymethyldihydropteridine diphosphokinase, which produces MDSLERVFVALGSNLPDRSKHLDEGREMLRKISAGGWLESPIYETPPVGPAGQGPYFNQVVSFWYSGTSTRLLHYLKGAEFVLGRKPRGHWNSREIDLDLLYFGKEVHQGRPNLPHPQIVNRQFVLVPLNDIAPEWEDPQLGMKVKEIYSNLLQKEEKIPFRVITSEEP
- the rho gene encoding transcription termination factor Rho; its protein translation is MADQEPTGAEIPPELNVDFSNTEDKDSSPKRRGRPKRAKDDAVETKAEVKEAKAEKETIAKEKVVEVKEQKSFEKDATNNVAEAPAATEAAVSAPVVNEPTANAPAAEAPVADVPAVENATPANPNEQGEQNANQNDNNGQQQNQQNRRFDKFNKNNRRFDKNNRQNRNFQPEEEDTTPLPEPDSEAWNKARECWSKYRKMTMSDLQELAAQKENVDFRRYRKQSLGLLLQSLENENNIVYAEGLLEVTPQGHGFLRNTEFNYQQGPDDVYVSQNLIRKLGLKIGDTVAGLARPPRDQNDKYYALRRVDKVNFEDPEKIKRRVAFEYLTPIHPNEKIQLEWDPEELSTRVMDLFSPIGKGQRSIILAPPRTGKTILLQNMTRAIAKNHPEIIIMVLLIDERPEEVTEMREIIGKLVEANPNLRAEVVASTFDEPPDHHARVATMVLEKAKRLVEQQKDVVVLLDSITRFARANNVVIPHSGKILSGGVDANAMQFPKKFFGAARKIADKLGDFQKDSNGQIVQTITGEPVREIIQKNGSLTIIGTALIETGSRMDEVIFEEFKGTGNMELVLDRRLAEKRTWPAIDIFKSGTRKEDRLLTLYEQDIIWKFRQGAQNDTENGIMDKLIKLMKQNKTNAELLEFMKKAKDSLR
- the proC gene encoding pyrroline-5-carboxylate reductase, with translation MSEKIFFAGTGNMGGAILRGLLKAGKDASSIFFFDPSDKAAAEVSALGCVRVASFAEGLNKADVTFLCVKPQIFKLVAAEWKAAAAAEKAVKTFVSIMAGVTRKALIEVLGEKNQILRVMPNLPLTVGKGSVGLATDGVTEETLTIAEKIFGNIGVTCRVAESLMDAVTGLSGSAPAYVFEFIEGLTRGGVKAGLTRDVALKLALGTIEGSVELVKQSGKSPSDLCAMVCSPAGTTIAGINALEEGAFRSTLIKAVVAGTDRSKELGK